A single genomic interval of Anthonomus grandis grandis chromosome 17, icAntGran1.3, whole genome shotgun sequence harbors:
- the LOC126746619 gene encoding glyoxalase domain-containing protein 4 isoform X2, producing the protein MNLHGRALHYVFKIPDRGAIPAFYKKILGMKVLRHEEFKDGCEAQCNGAYDGRWSKTMIGYGVEDTNFVLELTYNYGVHSYEKGNEFVGITIQDGEILKRAQAENWPVKEGNVLESPGGYQFFIVDSPVPDDKDRILKVSLASSNLSKSLNYWNGILGLTIYDRTEKSATFGFDEKATKLELVDIGVPIERREAYGRIAFSIPYEEQEPLSERIEEHKQTILTPLLTLPTPGKATVRVIILADPDGHEICFVEDEGFRSLSEADYESEQVLELQMKKDRS; encoded by the exons ATGAATCTACACGGTAGAGCGCTGCACTATGTCTTCAAAATCCCCGACCGGGGTGCCATTCCGGCcttttataagaaaatcttGGGCATGAAAGTGTTGCGCCACGAAGAGTTTAAGGATGGGTGCGAGGCCCAGTGTAACGG GGCTTATGATGGAAGATGGAGCAAAACCATGATCGGTTATGGGGTAGAAGACACCAATTTCGTGCTCGAACTCACTTATAACTATGGGGTGCATTCTTACGAGAAAGGGAATGAATTTGTGGGCATTACCATTCAGGACGGGGAGATTTTAAAAAGGGCCCAGGCAGAAAACTGGCCCGTGAAGGAGGGCAACGTTTTAGAATCCCCTGGGGGCTATCAGTTTTTTATCGTTGATTCACCTGTACCCGATGACaaag ATCGGATTCTCAAAGTGTCTCTGGCCTCCTCCAACCTCTCGAAATCCCTAAACTACTGGAACGGCATCTTGGGTCTGACAATTTATGACCGAACCGAAAAATCCGCCACATTTGGTTTCGACGAAAAAGCCACCAAACTGGAACTGGTTGACATAGGAGTGCCTATAGAGAGACGCGAAGCTTACGGTCGTATCGCCTTTTCCATTCCGTATGAGGAACAAGAGCCGTTATCTGAACGTATAGAGGAGCATAAACAGACGATTTTGACCCCACTGTTGACCCTACCGACCCCCGGGAAGGCCACGGTGAGGGTCATCATTTTGGCCGACCCCGATGGACACGAAATCTGCTTTGTGGAAGACGAGGGGTTCAGGAGTCTGTCGGAGGCGGATTACGAGAGCGAGCAGGTGTTGGAGTTGCAAATGAAGAAGGATAGATCTTAA
- the LOC126746619 gene encoding glyoxalase domain-containing protein 4 isoform X1, producing the protein MVLSNLKLLVPRTGYLLFLRNNYRRVTDLPHKLITNPSTTPTMNLHGRALHYVFKIPDRGAIPAFYKKILGMKVLRHEEFKDGCEAQCNGAYDGRWSKTMIGYGVEDTNFVLELTYNYGVHSYEKGNEFVGITIQDGEILKRAQAENWPVKEGNVLESPGGYQFFIVDSPVPDDKDRILKVSLASSNLSKSLNYWNGILGLTIYDRTEKSATFGFDEKATKLELVDIGVPIERREAYGRIAFSIPYEEQEPLSERIEEHKQTILTPLLTLPTPGKATVRVIILADPDGHEICFVEDEGFRSLSEADYESEQVLELQMKKDRS; encoded by the exons aTGGTACTTTCCAATCTAAAATTACTCGTACCGCGAACCGGTTATCTGCTATTTCTACGAAATAATTACCGTCGCGTGACTGACCTTCctcataaattaataacaaatcc ATCTACTACACCTACGATGAATCTACACGGTAGAGCGCTGCACTATGTCTTCAAAATCCCCGACCGGGGTGCCATTCCGGCcttttataagaaaatcttGGGCATGAAAGTGTTGCGCCACGAAGAGTTTAAGGATGGGTGCGAGGCCCAGTGTAACGG GGCTTATGATGGAAGATGGAGCAAAACCATGATCGGTTATGGGGTAGAAGACACCAATTTCGTGCTCGAACTCACTTATAACTATGGGGTGCATTCTTACGAGAAAGGGAATGAATTTGTGGGCATTACCATTCAGGACGGGGAGATTTTAAAAAGGGCCCAGGCAGAAAACTGGCCCGTGAAGGAGGGCAACGTTTTAGAATCCCCTGGGGGCTATCAGTTTTTTATCGTTGATTCACCTGTACCCGATGACaaag ATCGGATTCTCAAAGTGTCTCTGGCCTCCTCCAACCTCTCGAAATCCCTAAACTACTGGAACGGCATCTTGGGTCTGACAATTTATGACCGAACCGAAAAATCCGCCACATTTGGTTTCGACGAAAAAGCCACCAAACTGGAACTGGTTGACATAGGAGTGCCTATAGAGAGACGCGAAGCTTACGGTCGTATCGCCTTTTCCATTCCGTATGAGGAACAAGAGCCGTTATCTGAACGTATAGAGGAGCATAAACAGACGATTTTGACCCCACTGTTGACCCTACCGACCCCCGGGAAGGCCACGGTGAGGGTCATCATTTTGGCCGACCCCGATGGACACGAAATCTGCTTTGTGGAAGACGAGGGGTTCAGGAGTCTGTCGGAGGCGGATTACGAGAGCGAGCAGGTGTTGGAGTTGCAAATGAAGAAGGATAGATCTTAA
- the LOC126746599 gene encoding histone H3.v1-like has product MIFHTTLATLLLLPYISTQALQPTNKTKRTTVNDQIYSHGDAKAVLFYMENPRPVELPELQASASNQGIRNFYPAPSKPLALVSVQQPIQVFEQDNPKQVAEQQVLYEFQQTPTNAVSNVHVKQLFQPSNQDMTTPIPNIQGQATDPFPVTQPIASGYISSPSNFQTQQKHFAPQSSLVGINSPNSAATIVSPVHHSVYTNHGLGSAQSFNSYQNPFLTETPQQFQSGTNKAPGKYIYLNGKIVYNPVHIIPQSKLTPNSVYHKGVYHNQQKLPLLSNNLPNNFKLNQAQAQSGLNKDFTVPTSPAQPQFGPNNNNRDFSHRAAVKQPSEKLTPPAYLPPITKQNAGFKAPKKLHPIDKPSQPIKEDVQEEREEEGEQEEEEQPEREEEREEELEDDDEEDAATENEEERESPESYSEEETYGYERFPFDDDDDDDERDHYFKPTKYRKNKHHHHEEDHEHQHEDDHEDQEEHSRHHQPSKRKHRNPPKYDDRDSFGFHEGYSSNSKYKYAKKNGKLTKGDKPSGKFKKVKYSKVGQGKPKVEHIEGKFSENIPVTHKAKIYKERWYVSKDIEGNMGRKPKK; this is encoded by the exons ATGATTTTTCAC ACTACACTAGCAACTCTTCTACTTCTCCCTTATATATCTACTCAAGCCCTACAGCCCACAAACAAAACCAAAAGGACCACAGTGAACGATCAGATCTACAGCCACGGAGATGCCAAAGCCGTTCTATTCTACATGGAAAATCCACGTCCTGTAGAGCTGCCCGAGCTGCAAGCATCCGCAAGCAATCAGGGCATAAGAAACTTCTACCCGGCACCATCTAAGCCTTTGGCTCTGGTTAGTGTGCAACAACCCATACAG GTTTTCGAGCAAGATAACCCGAAACAAGTGGCTGAGCAACAAGTCCTCTATGAGTTCCAGCAAACTCCCACCAATGCCGTGTCCAATGTTCATGTCAAGCAACTGTTCCAGCCCAGCAACCAGGATATGACCACCCCGATCCCGAACATCCAGGGGCAAGCTACGGATCCGTTTCCGGTCACCCAGCCCATAGCCTCGGGGTACATTAGTAGCCCTTCAAACTTTCAGACGCAACAGAAGCATTTTGCACCCCAATCCTCGTTGGTGGGCATTAATAGCCCCAACAGTGCAGCCACC atagTGTCACCCGTGCACCATAGCGTGTACACAAACCACGGCCTAGGATCGGCCCAATCGTTTAACTCTTACCAAAACCCATTTTTAACGGAAACCCCGCAACAGTTCCAAAGCGGCACCAATAAGGCCCCGGGAAAGTACATctatttaaatggcaaaattgtGTACAACCCGGTGCACATCATCCCTCAATCGAAGCTAACCCCGAACAGCGTTTACCATAAGGGAGTCTACCATAACCAGCAAAAACTGCCCTTATTAAGCAACAATTTACCAAACAATTTTAAGCTTAACCAGGCGCAGGCCCAATCCGGTTTAAACAAAGATTTCACTGTGCCAACGAGTCCTGCGCAGCCCCAATTCGGaccgaataataataatagagaCTTTAGTCATAGGGCTGCAGTGAAGCAACCCTCGGAAAAATTGACTCCCCCGGCATATTTACCCCCCATAACGAAACAAAA TGCTGGCTTTAAGGCCCCTAAGAAGCTGCACCCCATAGACAAACCCTCGCAGCCCATAAAAGAAGACGTACAGGAAGAAAGGGAGGAAGAGGGGGAACAGGAGGAGGAGGAGCAGCCCGAAAGGGAGGAGGAAAGGGAAGAGGAGCTGGAGGACGACGACGAGGAGGATGCCGCAACAGAGAACGAAG AAGAGCGTGAAAGTCCAGAAAGTTATAGTGAGGAAGAGACCTATGGTTACGAAAGATTCCCCttcgatgatgatgatgatgatgatgaaagGGACCATTACTTTAAACCCACAAAGTACAGAAAAAACAAACACCATCACCATGAGGAAGACCATGAACATCAACACGAAGATGATCATGAAGACCAAGAAGAGCATTCCAGGCACCATCAGCCATCCAAAAGGAAACACCGTAACCCGCCAAAATACGACGACCGCGACTCCTTCGGGTTCCACGAGGGTTACAGCAGCAACAGCAAATACAAATACGCCAAGAAAAATGGGAAATTGACGAAAGGGGATAAACCAAGTGGGAAGTTCAAGAAGGTGAAGTACTCGAAGGTGGGCCAGGGCAAGCCGAAAGTCGAGCACATCGAAGGGAAATTCTCGGAAAATATCCCGGTGACCCATAAGGCGAAGATTTACAAGGAACGCTGGTACGTGTCCAAGGATATCGAGGGCAACATGGGCAGGAAACCGAAGAAATAA
- the LOC126746620 gene encoding uncharacterized protein LOC126746620, giving the protein MIFAGAVAILLYVNAALASPHLVKRGVFESGYESWGNSFDGFGHSGLGSTAIVSAPVIYKAPSYHGPQISPAEIASAIQAAKEASANVMSAQKRVQEAKEDVLHQQHVASQKQADAALALQKAEAAAAIQQQEAKAAAQSLVRAQQRLAQIKAEVSEAQRAAAHKEAHAAHIIQKSANAAAHEIQKNDEAAKKIQHIQSHGSAAIRQAAAAKQGSLTAASAAVAASQASDAHSGGYSAAGPWYGQKVVDLHPWG; this is encoded by the exons ATGATCTTCGCTGGG gCTGTCGCGATTCTTCTTTACGTAAACGCCGCACTGGCTTCACCCCATTTGGTGAAACGGGGCGTTTTCGAGAGCGGCTACGAGTCATGGGGCAACTCCTTCGACGGGTTCGGGCACAGCGGACTGGGATCCACCGCAATCGTTTCCGCACCAGTCATTTAC AAAGCCCCGTCGTACCATGGACCCCAAATCAGCCCTGCAGAAATCGCTTCAGCCATCCAGGCGGCCAAGGAAGCCTCGGCAAATGTCATGTCAGCCCAGAAACGAGTCCAGGAAGCCAAAGAGGACGTGCTACATCAGCAACACGTCGCCAGTCAGAAACAAGCCGACGCAGCGCTCGCCTTACAA AAAGCGGAAGCGGCCGCGGCAATTCAACAGCAAGAAGCCAAAGCGGCCGCCCAATCGCTCGTCCGTGCCCAGCAACGTTTGGCGCAAATCAAAGCGGAAGTGTCCGAGGCCCAAAGGGCGGCTGCCCATAAAGAAGCTCATGCCGCCCATATTATTCAAAAGAGTGCGAACGCTGCCGCCCATGAAATCCAAAAGAATG ATGAGGCGGCCAAGAAGATCCAGCACATCCAGAGCCACGGTAGTGCGGCCATAAGGCAGGCCGCCGCGGCCAAACAGGGCTCTCTAACCGCCGCCTCGGCCGCCGTGGCCGCCTCTCAGGCTTCCGACGCTCATTCTGGTGGTTACAGTGCCGCCGGTCCTTGGTACGGTCAGAAGGTCGTCGATTTGCATCCGTGGGGTTAA